The Commensalibacter nepenthis genome has a window encoding:
- a CDS encoding TenA family protein, translated as MSIVIKNTRSMLNKGLIGRLRRDCQVDWRQFTYHRFVKELALGTLPKEEFQQFLLQDYLYLLDFCRVEALAVFKSRSFEEMQYFSSVLHDLLNIELPLHISYCHEWGIQKDAIENIPKTLELLAYSQYLLSKAMQGDLLDLIVLLMPCVIGYGEVGLNIISDSATNMHNNPYQSWINMYSSEEYLGIMQKTMSFFEIISTKYGAEQRYQHLLEQFQTSVKLETLFWGVGQAICL; from the coding sequence ATGTCTATTGTTATTAAAAATACACGCTCTATGCTGAATAAAGGCTTAATTGGTCGTTTACGTAGAGATTGTCAAGTGGATTGGAGGCAATTTACGTATCATCGATTTGTTAAAGAACTGGCATTAGGGACTCTGCCAAAAGAAGAATTTCAACAATTTCTTTTGCAAGATTATCTATATCTATTGGATTTTTGTCGAGTGGAGGCTCTAGCTGTTTTTAAAAGTCGTTCTTTTGAAGAAATGCAATATTTTTCGTCTGTGTTACATGATTTGTTGAATATCGAATTGCCTTTGCATATTTCTTATTGTCATGAGTGGGGTATTCAGAAAGATGCGATTGAAAACATCCCTAAAACGCTAGAGTTATTGGCGTATAGTCAATATTTATTAAGTAAAGCAATGCAAGGGGATTTATTAGACCTAATTGTCTTATTAATGCCGTGTGTGATTGGTTATGGCGAGGTTGGCTTGAATATTATTTCAGATTCTGCAACAAATATGCATAATAATCCATATCAATCGTGGATAAATATGTATTCAAGTGAAGAATATTTGGGAATTATGCAAAAAACAATGTCCTTTTTTGAAATAATTAGCACAAAGTACGGGGCTGAACAGCGATATCAGCATTTACTTGAACAATTTCAAACATCAGTAAAATTAGAAACTTTATTTTGGGGTGTAGGGCAGGCAATATGTCTATAA
- the alaS gene encoding alanine--tRNA ligase, which produces MPSTNEIRSTFIDYFTKNNHQHVPSSPLVPQNDPTLLFTNAGMVQFKNVFTGQEHRPYSRATTAQKVVRAGGKHNDLDNVGYTARHHTFFEMMGNFSFGDYFKEGAIEFAWNLITREFGLSKEKLLVTVYADDNEAAGLWKKIAGFSDDRIIRISSSDNFWRMGDTGPCGPCSEIFYDHGEDVFGGPPGSVDEDGDRFVEIWNLVFMQYFEDPPGTRTPLPRPSIDTGMGLERFAAIMQGKRDNFDIDTFQALIRASAAVTNTDPFGTHKISHRVVADHLRSAAFLIADGVLPSKDGRGYVLRRIMRRAMRHLHMIGTKEPTFFKLLPALITEMGGAYPELIQAKALISETLKGEEERFKTMLDRGLSLLADETDKLPSKGKLPGDVAFKLYDTYGFPLDLTADALREKGFTVDQEGFDSAMNEQRSRARAAWVGSGDNATETVWFEFKEKFGTTEFLGYKNETADAEIQAIIVNNQSVQQAKEGDEVAVLLNQSPFYGESGGQAGDTGYITSKNGVVTVINTQKKLGDLIVHYGKITKGFIKVGEPVAAALDHKERQAIKAHHSATHLLHQALRNQLGDHVTQKGSLNSVDRLRFDFSHSKPLTSEDLESIEAAVNNEIRKNEPVVTRIMTPDEAVKMGAMALFGEKYGDEVRVVAMGNDKEKLQAWSIELCGGTHVTRTAEIGLFHIISETGVAAGIRRIEAVAGTAAEAYFKQNEATLHETASLLNTPSTQLIERLQQLLEERKSLKQQVSKLQHQIAVGGSEQNNAEKIGNIEYIMRNLGDVAPKELKSLAEGLVRKMDNGVAVVFSSFGDKASFVVAVSKELSETISAVHLVQIASDAVGGKGGGGRPDMAQAGGPNASDYQKAFDNILQEIKKLSS; this is translated from the coding sequence ATGCCCAGTACAAACGAAATACGTTCTACTTTCATTGATTATTTTACCAAAAATAATCATCAACATGTTCCATCATCGCCTCTCGTTCCTCAAAATGATCCAACACTCCTTTTTACAAATGCAGGAATGGTTCAGTTTAAAAACGTATTTACTGGGCAGGAACATCGCCCTTATTCACGTGCGACAACCGCTCAAAAAGTAGTACGGGCTGGCGGTAAACATAATGATTTAGACAATGTTGGGTATACTGCACGTCATCATACTTTTTTTGAAATGATGGGTAATTTTTCTTTTGGCGATTATTTCAAAGAAGGGGCAATCGAATTTGCATGGAATCTAATTACCCGTGAATTTGGATTATCCAAAGAAAAACTGCTTGTCACCGTATATGCCGATGATAATGAAGCTGCTGGTTTATGGAAAAAAATTGCTGGCTTTTCTGATGATCGTATTATTCGGATTAGCAGCTCTGATAATTTTTGGCGTATGGGCGATACGGGACCTTGTGGACCTTGTTCTGAAATCTTCTACGATCATGGTGAAGATGTTTTTGGTGGTCCTCCTGGCTCTGTTGATGAAGACGGGGATCGGTTTGTAGAAATTTGGAACTTGGTCTTTATGCAATATTTCGAAGATCCACCAGGAACACGCACCCCTCTTCCTCGCCCTTCAATTGATACAGGAATGGGATTAGAGCGTTTTGCTGCCATTATGCAAGGGAAAAGAGATAATTTTGATATTGATACGTTCCAAGCCTTAATTCGTGCCTCTGCTGCGGTCACCAATACAGATCCTTTTGGCACACATAAAATCAGCCATCGCGTCGTTGCCGATCATTTACGCTCTGCTGCATTTCTGATTGCTGATGGTGTTTTGCCTTCCAAAGACGGTCGTGGCTATGTGTTACGTCGTATCATGCGCCGTGCAATGCGTCATCTACATATGATTGGCACAAAAGAACCTACGTTCTTTAAATTACTACCTGCATTGATTACTGAAATGGGTGGTGCTTACCCCGAATTGATCCAAGCCAAAGCATTGATTTCAGAAACCCTCAAAGGGGAAGAAGAACGTTTTAAAACAATGCTTGATAGAGGACTTTCCTTGTTGGCTGATGAAACCGATAAACTTCCTAGCAAAGGAAAACTTCCTGGTGATGTTGCCTTCAAATTATACGATACTTATGGTTTTCCTCTTGATTTAACCGCCGATGCGTTGCGTGAAAAAGGCTTTACCGTCGATCAAGAAGGCTTTGACAGTGCGATGAACGAACAGCGCAGCCGAGCCAGAGCTGCTTGGGTTGGGTCTGGAGATAATGCAACAGAGACTGTTTGGTTCGAATTCAAAGAGAAATTTGGTACCACAGAATTCCTTGGATATAAAAATGAAACTGCTGATGCAGAAATCCAAGCAATTATTGTCAATAACCAATCTGTTCAACAAGCCAAAGAAGGTGATGAAGTTGCGGTTCTTTTGAATCAATCACCATTTTATGGCGAAAGTGGCGGACAAGCAGGTGATACAGGATATATTACCAGCAAAAATGGTGTTGTAACTGTTATCAATACGCAAAAAAAATTGGGGGATTTGATTGTTCATTACGGAAAAATCACCAAAGGATTCATTAAAGTTGGGGAACCTGTTGCAGCTGCCCTAGATCACAAAGAACGTCAAGCGATTAAGGCGCATCATTCTGCAACACATTTATTACATCAAGCATTACGGAACCAACTTGGCGATCATGTTACACAAAAAGGAAGTTTAAATAGTGTGGATCGTTTACGTTTTGACTTTAGTCACTCAAAACCATTAACATCCGAAGATCTCGAATCTATCGAAGCGGCTGTTAATAATGAAATCCGTAAAAATGAACCTGTTGTCACGCGTATTATGACCCCTGATGAAGCGGTTAAAATGGGAGCAATGGCATTATTTGGCGAGAAATATGGTGATGAAGTCCGCGTTGTTGCCATGGGTAATGACAAAGAAAAGCTACAAGCATGGTCCATTGAGCTTTGTGGTGGCACCCATGTCACCCGCACAGCGGAGATTGGTTTATTCCATATTATTTCGGAAACGGGTGTGGCTGCGGGTATTCGCCGTATCGAAGCGGTTGCTGGAACGGCTGCAGAAGCTTATTTTAAACAAAATGAAGCAACGTTACATGAAACTGCTTCTTTATTAAATACGCCATCAACACAACTTATTGAACGGTTACAACAATTACTTGAAGAACGTAAATCTCTGAAACAACAAGTTTCCAAACTTCAACATCAGATTGCTGTTGGAGGGAGCGAGCAAAATAACGCAGAGAAAATTGGTAATATTGAGTATATCATGCGTAATTTGGGCGATGTAGCCCCAAAAGAACTAAAATCTTTGGCCGAAGGATTAGTCAGAAAAATGGATAACGGCGTTGCAGTTGTCTTTTCTTCTTTTGGAGACAAAGCTTCCTTTGTGGTTGCGGTCAGTAAAGAACTCTCTGAAACCATCAGCGCAGTTCACTTAGTTCAAATTGCCAGCGATGCCGTTGGTGGCAAAGGGGGTGGCGGACGACCTGATATGGCTCAGGCAGGAGGACCCAATGCAAGCGATTATCAAAAAGCTTTTGATAATATCCTACAAGAAATAAAAAAACTTTCTTCATAA